In Arsenophonus sp. aPb, one DNA window encodes the following:
- a CDS encoding phage coat protein translates to MPTVATRLSDIFIGDYYQTIQPQNSPEKTAVFESGIISKLPQLDAIASEGQGTATISYWNDLDADEAPNQTTDDPDQIGTVGKADQSKLKARVLYLNKGYGVADLAAELANSEPMTHIRNRFGVYWTRQWQRYLIGSARGIIGSNIANDKSDMIIEGGDKISADNLIDAAFTAGDAASAFSALGVHSVVMKQMAKQDLIETLKDSTGRIILQTYLGKPIFMDDSLKYTDGRYLTVFFGSGAFGYGNGNPHTPVELERKASGGNGGGAEVLWERKTFILQPAGFSWKGEDDPNKTPSIDDIAKPDNWERKFERKNVPFAAVLSGNESGS, encoded by the coding sequence ATGCCAACAGTCGCAACACGATTATCTGATATTTTTATCGGTGACTATTATCAGACCATTCAACCCCAAAACAGTCCTGAAAAAACGGCAGTCTTTGAATCGGGAATTATCAGCAAATTACCGCAGCTTGATGCCATTGCATCAGAGGGGCAAGGTACAGCAACCATTAGCTACTGGAATGACCTTGACGCAGATGAAGCGCCAAATCAAACAACTGATGACCCCGATCAAATTGGTACAGTTGGTAAAGCTGACCAGTCAAAATTAAAAGCCCGCGTATTATATCTCAATAAAGGTTATGGTGTGGCGGATTTAGCCGCCGAGCTTGCCAACAGTGAGCCGATGACACATATACGAAACCGCTTCGGTGTCTATTGGACACGACAATGGCAGCGCTATTTAATCGGTTCTGCGAGAGGCATTATCGGCAGTAATATCGCCAATGATAAGAGTGACATGATCATTGAAGGTGGGGATAAAATTTCGGCAGATAATTTAATTGATGCTGCCTTTACTGCGGGTGATGCTGCAAGTGCTTTCAGCGCACTCGGTGTTCATTCTGTTGTCATGAAACAAATGGCAAAACAGGATTTGATTGAGACACTTAAAGACTCAACCGGCCGCATTATTCTGCAAACCTATCTGGGTAAACCCATCTTTATGGATGATAGTTTAAAATATACCGATGGTCGTTATTTGACGGTTTTCTTCGGTAGTGGGGCTTTTGGTTATGGTAATGGGAATCCGCATACGCCGGTTGAACTGGAGCGGAAAGCGTCTGGTGGTAACGGGGGTGGTGCAGAGGTTCTGTGGGAGAGGAAAACATTTATTCTTCAGCCAGCAGGGTTTAGCTGGAAAGGAGAAGATGATCCGAATAAAACCCCATCTATTGATGATATTGCCAAACCTGACAACTGGGAACGTAAGTTTGAGCGTAAAAATG